A region from the Osmerus eperlanus chromosome 11, fOsmEpe2.1, whole genome shotgun sequence genome encodes:
- the tmem123 gene encoding porimin: MFRLNVLHIMVAFTSVWWASDSASSARFDTGLTKAGDSVPVTTPLENPTTNPSYTIQTEAFLKTQIKPPTATLSGIALVTTIHPPAPSRFDAGSFLGGMMLALILTLAIALGYKLACTKQDVRYRTLREEHEAII, from the exons atgttcAGACTGAATGTCCTGCACATCATGGTGGCTTTCACGTCAGTTTGGTGGG CATCGGATTCTGCATCATCAGCAAGATTTGACACTGGTTTAACAAAAGCAGGGGACAGTGTACCTGTCACTACACCGCTGGAGAATCCTACCACAAATCCATCCTACACTATACAGACAGAAGCATTTCTGAAAACGCAAATTAAGCCACCTACAGCCACTTTATCAG GCATTGCTTTGGTGACAACTATCCATCCCCCTGCACCCTCCAGATTTGATGCCGGCAGCTTCCTGGGAGGGATGATGCTGGCCCTCATCCTCACACTGGCCATCGCACTTGGATACAAACTAGCGTGCACCAAGCAGGATGTACGCTACCGTACCCT GAGGGAGGAGCATGAGGCTATCATATAG